The Candidatus Krumholzibacteriia bacterium sequence TGATCCACGGTTCCGCCGCGAGCCGCATGCTCACCACACTGGAGACGGGCGTGGACGTGTGCCTCAGCGTGACGCTGGCGGACGGGCTGGTGGTGGCGCGCTCGGCGTTCCACAGTTCCATGAACTACCGCTCGGTGATGCTCTTCGGGCGCGCGCGCGTCGTGGAGGAGCCGGCCGCCAAAATGGAGGCGCTGCGCGCGCTGGTGGAGCACCTCATTCCGGGGCGCTGGGACGACTGCCGGCTCCCCAACGACACGGAGATGAAGGCCACACTCATTCTCGAGCTGCCCATCGACGAGGCGTCGGCCAAAGTCCGCACCGGCGGTCCCATCGACGACGACGAGGACTACGCCACGAGGTACTGGGCGGGCGTGCTTCCCTTCGAGAACCGCACCGGCGCACCGATCCCCGACGAGAAACTCACCCCCGGCATCGGCCTGCCGGCGTATCTCAGGAATTACACGAGGAAGAAGTAGAACTAGTGGCGGACGAAGCGCAGCGTCATGGCGCCCATGGACGCGGCGACGAAGAGCGACACCATCGTGAGCGCGGCGAGCAGCAACCACACATTGCCGTCGGTCAGGAAGACCATCTGGTCGGCGAGGCGGTCGATGCCCCCCACCAGGTTGTTCGGCGTTGAAAACGAAAGCGCGCGGCCGATGGGCTCGCGGAAGTTGAACGCCAGCGTGCCCGCCCACACCGCGAGCAGGATGGAGATGCCCGGCACACTGATGACGGCGCGAAACGCGCGCATCAGTACCGGCCGCCGGTAGGCCGGCGCGGGTGCGGCGGCAAACGCGGGCAGGAAACGCTCCACCGGTGGCAGTTCGGCGCGGCGCATAAGGAGCGAATCTTCCAGCGTCTGGAACGCCACCAGCGACGCGCGGCACGTCTCGCACGACTCCAGGTGCGCGCGCACACGCAACGTGTCGTCCGCACCCAGGCCGTCTTCGACAAACCCGGGCAGAAGCGATTCGATATGCGTGCAGGCGTCGTTCATTGATTCTCCGCGGTACGTGCCCGCCAGTCGGGGCGGGACAGGATCCGCTTCAGTTCAATCTTACCACGGTGAACATAGGTTTTCACGGTTCCCTCGGGCAAGTCCATGATGGCGGCAATCTCTTCATAGGACTTCTCGGCCATGTAGCGCAGCTCGATGGCCGTGCGATAGTGTGCCTCGATCTCCCCCATGGCCCGGTCCAGCCACTCCCGGGTGTCGCGCTCGCGCAGCGGGGCGTCGGCGGCATCGGCCGGGTCGGCGGGCAGGGGGACGTCCTCGATATCGGTGACGTCGCGCCGGCGCCGCCTGGAGGCGTCGATGGCCTCGCGGCGGGCGATCTGGTAGAGCCAGGTGGAGAACTTCGCGTCGCCACGGAAACTCTTCAAGCCCTGATATGCCTTCAAATAGACAACTTGCATGACATCGTCCACGTCGTCGCGGTCCCCCAGGATCGCCCTCACCACGGCGTAGGCCACCCCGTGATGTCGGGTCAACAGCTCCCGGAACGCCCGCTCGTCACCGCGGAGCGACCGCGCAACGAGTTCAGAGTCCAGGTTGGGCACCGTGCGTCTCCATGCTATGGGACCGCCCGAGGGGCGCGGTGGTTTCACTTATGTTGTGGCCACGAAATTGTCCCCGGCGGTCTCCAACCGGTGGCCGGCAAATGAATTGGCCCCTGCTTCGGGCCCCGCTGACACAACACCATTTAAATAAACACGTTACGTGGCCGGAGACCCAATTTCCCGGCCACAACCCGAAACTTGAAACGCGGCCGGGGCGGGGCCTGTCCTACCGGGTGAATTCGCAGGCGGGAGGCAACCGGCCCCACATCCTGCGGGACCACGCGGGCCCCTCGCGGGACCCACGATAGAAGAACGATCTCTGGAAAGGAAGCGCATCATGCTGTTTGGTCGAATCGAAGCAGAAACCATCGCCCTGGCCATCCCCATCCTCTTCGTCATGGGCGGTATCCTGATTGCGATTACGGCAATCGTGATGCAGGCCCGCCGCAAGGATCTCGAGCACCGCGAGCGCATCCTCGCCATGGAGAAGGGGCTCCCGCTGCCCGCCGAGGCGCCGGCCAAGACGGAGCGCCCCCGCTACTCCAGCCGGCGCGCCAACGGCCTGGTGCTCACCGGCATCGGCATCGCACTCACCATCGCCATGTGGGTGGAGGACGGTGGCAGCACCGGTGTGTGGGGTCTGATTCCATTGTTTATCGGGATCGGCCTGTTGATCGCCGCGCACCTGGACAAGAAGGAATGGGAACACGAGCGTGGCATGGACACCGGTCACAGGAGTCCGATGGCGTAGCGAAAAGCGCCATCGAACGACTGACGTCGGCCGGGTTGCCGCCGCGGGACGGGTGTGATGTAACGGGCACCGTGCCCGAAAACGCGACGAACCCGACGACGTCAAATAAAAGGCAATCGCCACCCCGCACCGTCGCGCGAGGTGGCGATTCCTTTTTTGTGTAGCGGCGGACTGGACTCCTGGTCGAGGCGCCCCCTGCCTCACCGCCCGGCCACGCCGCTACGTTCCCTGCACTACTTGTTGACGATGATCTGGGCGCCGAGCGCCTGGTCGCCCATGCCCGCCACGAAGCCCTTCGCGAACACCGTGTAGATCTTGCCGTTCTCGAGCGTGATACCGTTCAGCGCGAGAACCGTCGTTGACGTTCCCTGCAGGCGGACCTCGAGGTCATAGGTTCCGGCATCCAGCGGCGTAAAGGCCGACGCATCTTTGAACGAGTAGTCGCCGAACACGATGGCGCCGGTGGTGGTCGTGATGTCAACCGCGGGCGCGTCCGGCGAGAGGTGGACGAAGCGCACGTGCGCCTTGCCCATCGCCGGGGCGCTCAGGTCGTCCTCGAGGACGAGCGGCTCAATGCTCGCCACTTCGTTCACCGCGAACACCGAGTAGTTCTTGTTGGCGGCGAGGGGCAAGTCGCCCTCGATGACCGTGGTCGAGGTGTTGGCCACGTTGACCTTCACGTTGCGCGTACCGGCGTTGACCTTGAGGTAGCCGGTGGCATTCGGGAATGCCAGACCCGTGCCCGCGGTCTTGTCGTCGACCAGCAGGTCGACCGCCGGGGCGTCCGGCGATGCATGGATGACGTTGACCGAGGCCTGCGCGGCCGGCTGCGGGGTAACGGGGTTCTCATCGTCGTCGCTGCACCCAATCACGGCCAGCGGCAGCGCCAGCGCGACGGTCAGCATGAGGAGCTTCTTCATGGTTCTTCCCTCCTGAAACGGGTTTGTCCTGACGGTTCCAAATCGGTTGGCCGGGTTGGTCCCCGGCGACGGGAGGGAAGATCCACAAACATGGACACCGACGCAAATCTTTTTTGACAAATGATGTACAAATAATGGACAGATATTCGCCTTTTCGGCGTAACTAGTTTAATATCATTTAGTTAATATCCCGGTCAGCGGGGCAGGCGATGCCGGTTGCGCGCGACCCAGCGGTAGACCGCTTCGGGCAGGATCGCGACCCCGGGGATCCGGCAGGCCGCGAGGGCCGCGCGGGCAACCCGGGAATGGGAGGCCGAGGCGGCGAGGATGGCGCGGGCACCGGTGGCTACCGAGCCGTCCGGCCCGATCAGGTGCACCTTGCGCGCGAAGTGGTCGCGCGGGACGCCCGGGAAGCGATTGCCGATGGACTGGTACGGAACGAATTGGATGCGCTCCGTTCCCCGCCGCCGGAGCCGGTCCACCTGTGCCCGGCAGAACGCACACTCGCCGTCGTAGACCAGCGTGGCCCGCGGCGGGTCGGGCTGGAACGGCGGGGTCGACACCACGTGCGCCACGTCGAGATTCCCGCTGTGCAGGAATTCGCGCACCGCCTCATGCACCGCGGGCGGCACCAGCAGGTCGGCGTGGCCGGCGTCTTCCACCACCAGGTGGCGCGGGCTGAGGAAGCCGGGCGCCAGCTCGGGCACGTTCTCGTCCGGCGTGCGGCAATCGAGCCGCCCGGTTACAAACAGCGTCTTGATGTTGGAACGGAGCGAGGAACGAAACCCGTCGCCGAGGTCCGGGCTGCCGAGCGCCTCGCAGATCTCGGGGAAGGGCCAGTCGATGGTGCGCCCCAGTGGTGCGTCGCGTGCCTCGTTCTCGATTCTCTCCCACCGCGGCGCGGACACGCCGGAGGCGCAGTCCACGCAGTAGCGCAGCGGCGAGCGGAACAGCCCGCCACGAAACTCCTCCACCAGCGCTCGAAACAGCGGGTCGCCGCCCAGGTCCGAGAAGTCGCCCGCCGTCATGTTGGACAGCACCGCTGGCAGGCGTTTGAGCGTGCGGGTATCCGCGATGGCCTGCGCGAGCACCCACTCCACGTCGAAGCGCCCGATGGCCGCGGCGCGCCCGTCCGGCCACGCGACCCGCGCGGGCCTGGCCTCGATCTCGCAGAGGGCGGCGCGCACCGCCGCTGCGGCATCGAAACCGGCGCGCGCCGAGAGCCGTGCGAGCTGCAGGTGCACCCGCGACGGAAGCTTGTAGGTCTGGTCCGGTCCCTCGGGTCCCGTCAGCACCACCCGGCCGGGCAGACCCGGGTGCCGCCGCATCACCGACACCGCGAGGTGCGTGCCGTAACTCCAACCCAGCAGGTTCACGCGCGGGTAGCCGAGGGCGCGCGCCAGGTCGGCCACGTCGTCGGCACTCTCCTGCGCGTTGAAACCGGCGATGTCGATACCGCGTCCGGCCAGGCCGGACACGCAGCGTCGCATGGCATCGATGGCGGCGGCCGTGAAGCCCTCGCGTGTCACCGGCTGCTCGAGCGGAATCTCCAGCGGATGGTCACAGACAGGCGACGGCGTGCTCAATCCACTGCCGCGTTGGTCGAGCAGGATGACGTCCCCGTTGGAACGCAATAGTTGAAACAGAGCAAAGAGCCGGCCCCGCCCGGACGCAATGGCGGACAGGCCCGGACCACCGGTCAGGAACACGGTGGGGTCGCCGGCCCGGATCGGATCCAGCGCGGGCAAGCGGACGAATACCAGTTCCACGGCGCCGGCCGCGGGGCGGTCCCGCCGCACGGGCAGCCTGAGGCGCCCGCGCTGCGCCGTGACGGCACGGCCGTCCTTTGCGCGGTACTCCGCGGGCTCGAGGTGGAGCGTGTTGAAGGGGACGGGCATCGGTGTGTGCGGCTTGTAAACCCAACGGGTCACCCTTATTGTATAGCTTTCAAACCACTCCCTCCAGCCGAGAACGTGCAAAAGCGCCGTCAGGAGCCCAGTCATGGAGATCACCCATATCGAGACCAAGGTCGTCCACTCCGGAGAACCTCGCCCCCGCCTGGGCGGCGCGGTGGCACTGCCCATCTTTCAGACCGCCATGTACGAGACGCGGGGCGAGGAGGGCACGTATCACGACGTGCGCTACATCCGCCTCAACAACACACCCAACCACCTCGTGCTGCACGACAAGCTGGCGGCACTGGAGAATGCCGAGGCGGCGCTGGTCACCTCCAGCGGCATGGCCGCCATCTCGACCGCATTGCTGACGGTGCTGCAGCAGGGCGACCACTTGCTGGTGCAGGATTGTCTCTACGGCGGCACGCACACGTTCATCACGCACGACTTCGCACGCTTCGGCATCGAGTACGACGTCATCGACGGCGCCGATCCCTCCTCGTGGAAGGCGAAGCTGCGTTCCAACACGCGCGCCATCTACGTGGAGTCCATCGCCAATCCCATGATGAGCGTGAGCGACCTGGCGGGTGTCACGGCGTTTGCGCGGGAGCACGGACTGGTATCCATGATCGACAATACCTTCGCGAGCCCGGTCAACTTCCGTCCCGCGGAGTGGGGATTCGACCTCTCTCTGCACAGCTGCACCAAGTACCTCAACGGCCACAACGACATCGTGGCGGGCGCGGTCATAGGACGTTCGGACCTGGTGGAAGAGGTGCGCCTGAAGCTCAACCACCTGGGTGGATCGCTGGATCCGCACGCGTGTTTCCTGCTGCACCGCGGCATGAAGACGCTGGCGCTGCGCGTGCGTCACCAGAACGTGAGCGCGCTGGCGCTGGCGCGGTTCCTCGAGGAGCACCCCGCGGTGGCGACGGTGAACTACCCCGGCCTGACCGCCAACGCGAGCCACGAGCGCGCGGCGGAGTTCTTCGACGGATTCGGCGGCATGCTGAGCTTCGAGCTCAAGGACGGCGTTGAAGCCGCGGAACGCCTGATGGACCGCGTGGAGCTGCCGGTGATTGCACCCAGCCTGGGCGGCGTGGACACGCTGCTCACCCGTCCGGTGACGACATCGCACAAGGGACTCACGCCGGCGGAGCGCGCCCGCCTGGGCCTGAGCGACGCGCTGGTGCGCATGTCGGTGGGCATCGAGGCGAGCGAAGACCTGATCGACGATCTCAATCGCGCGCTCGAGGACTGATGGCGTCTCGCCCCGTCGCACTGATCACCGGCGCGTCCATGGGCCTGGGTGCGGAGTTCGCGCGGCTGTTCGCAGCCAACGGTCACGACCTGGTGCTCACCGCGCGCAGCGCGGACCGGCTGGCATCGGTGAAGCGCGAGGTCGAGAACCTGCACGGCGCGTCGGTGCGTATCATCGTGGCCGACCTCACCGATCCCGGCGCCCCGCACGCCATCCGCGACGAACTCGCGGCCGCGGGCGTCGAGATCGACGTGCTGGTCAACAATGCCGGCTACGGCATGTACGGCTTCTTTCACCAGGCGGACCGCGACGGGGTCATGGGCATGATCCAGGTGAACGTGAACGCGCTGGTGCTGCTCACACGCCTGTTCATCGACGGCATGGTGGCGCGCGGGCGCGGGCGCATCCTCAACGTGGCCTCCACCGCGGCCTTTCAGCCCGGCCCGCTGCAACCGGTCTACTACGCGTCCAAGGCCTTCGTGCTGTCCTTCACCGAGGCGATCGCCAACGAACTCAAGGGCACCGGCGTCACCGCGACGGCGCTGTGCCCCGGCCCCGTGCCCACCGGCTTTCAGGAGCGCGCCAACGTGGGTGACGTGCGCGGGCTGCGGCTCATCATGCGCACAACGCCCGAGCAGGTGGTGCGCGAGGGCTTCGACGGCATGATCCGGGGGCGGTCCGTGGTGATCCCAGGCACGCTCAACAAGGTCCTCGTGTTCCTGCTGCGTTTCTTTCCGCGCAATTTCGTCACCGCCATGGTACGGCGCATCCAGTCGCACTGATCCATGCGCATGCCGAAAGTCGACCCCGCCTGGTTCACGCGCCCACGCAAGATTGCCGCTGCGATTCTCGGCCTCGCGCTGCTGATCCGGCTGTGGGATCTCAACGCGCGCTCGTTGTGGCTGGACGAGGCCATGGAGTACTGGGTGGCATCCGCACCGCTCTCGCGCCTGGCGACGGTGGTGCGCGACGGTATCCAGGATCCGCCGCTGTACTCGTTTCTGCTCCACGCATGGATGACTCCCGCGGACAACGAGACATGGATGCGCCTGCTCTCGGTGTTCTTCGGCGTGGCCAGCGTGGCCGGCGTGATGGTGATCGGCTACCGCTTGCGGGGCTGGACCACGGCGCTGGTGGCCGGGCTCATCATGGGCATCGTTCCGACGGCGGTGCGCTACTCCCAGGAGGTGGGCCAGTACGCGCCCATGCAGTGCTTCCTGGTGTGGAGCATCGTGGTCCTGCTGGGACTGGTGCGTACACCCACGCGCGGCGGGTTCGTGCGCTGGGGCCTGCTGGCTATGGCGGCCACCTACACGTACTACGGCACGGTGGTGACACTGCTCGCCCCCTTCGCCTGCTTCATGATCGAAGCGGCGTGGCGCCGCGACCGGCGGCGCCTGCTGAGCGGCGGTGTCACGCTGGCTGCCTATGCCGTCTCCATCCTGCCGCTGATTCTCTACTACCTGCCGCACCAGCTGCGGCGCGGTCCCACCGCGGAGGCGTTCGACCCCATCGGCATCGGATCGTTCAACGTGGAGGCCATGCGCACCTGGATCACGCTCAAGGAGACGCTGGCGTTCCAGTTTACCGGCTGGCCGTGCAGCAACATGCCCGCGTGGCTGCCGGTGACCCTGGTGATTCTGTTCATCGCCATGGTGGTGCGTACGCAACGGCGCTTTGCAGTGTGGCTCGTGGCGGCGTGGATCCTGTACGGCGTGATGGGCCGGCTGCGGTTGTTCCCGTTTGCGTTTCGCTACTCCATCATTCTCGCGCCGCTCATCGTACCGCTGGTGGCGTGCGCCATCCGCGGCGATGTGAACTGGTTGCGGCGTCTCACCACCGGTCTCGCGTTCGGCGTGCTGTGCGCGACGTGCGTGGTGTCGCTGCCAAACCGCAGCATCTACAACCGCGTGTTCGGCAATGACAGGTGCGTGTGGCCGGAAACCGAGGACATCGGCAAGGTGACGCGTTACTGGCACGCGCAGCGACAACCGGGGCAGCGGACGTACGTCTACTACGGCGCCGTTCCCAGCTTTGCCTACTACGCGGACCACCTCTCCGGCGAGAAACCCGAACGTCCCGATCTCTGGTATCTGGACTGCTGGCGCAACGCCGACACGCCGTGGTGCCGCACCGGAGACATCTTCTACGGCCGCTGGCTGCGCGCGCTCCCGCCCGACCAGAAGATGGCGTCGATCTTCGAGACCATGTCGGGGATGCCCACTGAATTCTGGATGATCATCGCGCACGTGCAGGGACAGGAGAGCATTCCCATCACTCAGATGATCCAGCGCGACTACGTGCTGCTCGACCACGTGACCGGCAGCGACGCCGTCGGCTTTCTGGTGAGAAGGCGCGCGCCATGAAGCCGCGGTACTCCCACGCCCGGCGCAACTGGCTTCCGGTTGCCGCCGTGTTGCTGCTGGCGCTGGCCGTGCGCTGCTGGGACATCAACGCGCGCTCGCTGTGGTTCGACGAAGCCGGCGAATACTGGGTGGCCACGGCTCCCTTCTCCGCGCTGGCACAGAGCGTGCGCACCGGCACCGGCGATCCCCCGCTGTATTCATTCCTGCTGCACGCGTGGCTCGCGCTGGGATCGAGCGCCATGTGGATGCGCTCGCTGTCGGTGATGGCAAGCCTCGCCGGCGTCGCGGGTGTGATGACACTGTCGCACCGTCTGGCGGGCCCCCGCGCCGCACTCGCGGCCGGAATCCTGATGGCGCTGATGCCGGCGGACGTGCGCTACGCGCAGGAGGTGGGCCAGTACGCGCTCATGCTGGGCGCGGTGGCCTGGAACCTGGTGGCACTGCTGGGGCTGTGGCGCACGCCGTCCATCCGTGCGGGCGTGGTGTGGGCGCTCACCGCGACGGTCGCGTCCTACGCGTACTATGGCGCGGTGATTGCGGTGGGAGTTCCCTTTGCCTGCGCGGGTGTGCAGGCGCTGGCGCGCGGCGATCGTGCGCGCGTCCGCGCCGGTCTGGCCGGGGTCGCCGCTTATGTGCTGTGCATTCTGCCGCTGGCCCTGTTCATTCTCCCGGCGCAGCTCTCGCGCGTGGCCGCCAGCGACGTTTCCAGCGCTGCTCCCGGCAACATGGCCGAGCCGGGCCTGCGCGCCGTTGCCACCTTCTTCAG is a genomic window containing:
- a CDS encoding pyridoxamine 5'-phosphate oxidase family protein, which translates into the protein MNQNKPGDRTRVRRIPKRGRYDRPTIDAILDEALVCHAGFVVEGQPFVIPTLHARDGDRVLIHGSAASRMLTTLETGVDVCLSVTLADGLVVARSAFHSSMNYRSVMLFGRARVVEEPAAKMEALRALVEHLIPGRWDDCRLPNDTEMKATLILELPIDEASAKVRTGGPIDDDEDYATRYWAGVLPFENRTGAPIPDEKLTPGIGLPAYLRNYTRKK
- a CDS encoding zf-HC2 domain-containing protein, with product MNDACTHIESLLPGFVEDGLGADDTLRVRAHLESCETCRASLVAFQTLEDSLLMRRAELPPVERFLPAFAAAPAPAYRRPVLMRAFRAVISVPGISILLAVWAGTLAFNFREPIGRALSFSTPNNLVGGIDRLADQMVFLTDGNVWLLLAALTMVSLFVAASMGAMTLRFVRH
- a CDS encoding RNA polymerase sigma factor; this translates as MPNLDSELVARSLRGDERAFRELLTRHHGVAYAVVRAILGDRDDVDDVMQVVYLKAYQGLKSFRGDAKFSTWLYQIARREAIDASRRRRRDVTDIEDVPLPADPADAADAPLRERDTREWLDRAMGEIEAHYRTAIELRYMAEKSYEEIAAIMDLPEGTVKTYVHRGKIELKRILSRPDWRARTAENQ
- a CDS encoding DUF6249 domain-containing protein — translated: MLFGRIEAETIALAIPILFVMGGILIAITAIVMQARRKDLEHRERILAMEKGLPLPAEAPAKTERPRYSSRRANGLVLTGIGIALTIAMWVEDGGSTGVWGLIPLFIGIGLLIAAHLDKKEWEHERGMDTGHRSPMA
- a CDS encoding DUF4397 domain-containing protein, which codes for MKKLLMLTVALALPLAVIGCSDDDENPVTPQPAAQASVNVIHASPDAPAVDLLVDDKTAGTGLAFPNATGYLKVNAGTRNVKVNVANTSTTVIEGDLPLAANKNYSVFAVNEVASIEPLVLEDDLSAPAMGKAHVRFVHLSPDAPAVDITTTTGAIVFGDYSFKDASAFTPLDAGTYDLEVRLQGTSTTVLALNGITLENGKIYTVFAKGFVAGMGDQALGAQIIVNK
- a CDS encoding alpha/beta fold hydrolase; the protein is MPVPFNTLHLEPAEYRAKDGRAVTAQRGRLRLPVRRDRPAAGAVELVFVRLPALDPIRAGDPTVFLTGGPGLSAIASGRGRLFALFQLLRSNGDVILLDQRGSGLSTPSPVCDHPLEIPLEQPVTREGFTAAAIDAMRRCVSGLAGRGIDIAGFNAQESADDVADLARALGYPRVNLLGWSYGTHLAVSVMRRHPGLPGRVVLTGPEGPDQTYKLPSRVHLQLARLSARAGFDAAAAVRAALCEIEARPARVAWPDGRAAAIGRFDVEWVLAQAIADTRTLKRLPAVLSNMTAGDFSDLGGDPLFRALVEEFRGGLFRSPLRYCVDCASGVSAPRWERIENEARDAPLGRTIDWPFPEICEALGSPDLGDGFRSSLRSNIKTLFVTGRLDCRTPDENVPELAPGFLSPRHLVVEDAGHADLLVPPAVHEAVREFLHSGNLDVAHVVSTPPFQPDPPRATLVYDGECAFCRAQVDRLRRRGTERIQFVPYQSIGNRFPGVPRDHFARKVHLIGPDGSVATGARAILAASASHSRVARAALAACRIPGVAILPEAVYRWVARNRHRLPR
- a CDS encoding PLP-dependent aspartate aminotransferase family protein encodes the protein MEITHIETKVVHSGEPRPRLGGAVALPIFQTAMYETRGEEGTYHDVRYIRLNNTPNHLVLHDKLAALENAEAALVTSSGMAAISTALLTVLQQGDHLLVQDCLYGGTHTFITHDFARFGIEYDVIDGADPSSWKAKLRSNTRAIYVESIANPMMSVSDLAGVTAFAREHGLVSMIDNTFASPVNFRPAEWGFDLSLHSCTKYLNGHNDIVAGAVIGRSDLVEEVRLKLNHLGGSLDPHACFLLHRGMKTLALRVRHQNVSALALARFLEEHPAVATVNYPGLTANASHERAAEFFDGFGGMLSFELKDGVEAAERLMDRVELPVIAPSLGGVDTLLTRPVTTSHKGLTPAERARLGLSDALVRMSVGIEASEDLIDDLNRALED
- a CDS encoding SDR family oxidoreductase codes for the protein MASRPVALITGASMGLGAEFARLFAANGHDLVLTARSADRLASVKREVENLHGASVRIIVADLTDPGAPHAIRDELAAAGVEIDVLVNNAGYGMYGFFHQADRDGVMGMIQVNVNALVLLTRLFIDGMVARGRGRILNVASTAAFQPGPLQPVYYASKAFVLSFTEAIANELKGTGVTATALCPGPVPTGFQERANVGDVRGLRLIMRTTPEQVVREGFDGMIRGRSVVIPGTLNKVLVFLLRFFPRNFVTAMVRRIQSH
- a CDS encoding glycosyltransferase family 39 protein, producing MPKVDPAWFTRPRKIAAAILGLALLIRLWDLNARSLWLDEAMEYWVASAPLSRLATVVRDGIQDPPLYSFLLHAWMTPADNETWMRLLSVFFGVASVAGVMVIGYRLRGWTTALVAGLIMGIVPTAVRYSQEVGQYAPMQCFLVWSIVVLLGLVRTPTRGGFVRWGLLAMAATYTYYGTVVTLLAPFACFMIEAAWRRDRRRLLSGGVTLAAYAVSILPLILYYLPHQLRRGPTAEAFDPIGIGSFNVEAMRTWITLKETLAFQFTGWPCSNMPAWLPVTLVILFIAMVVRTQRRFAVWLVAAWILYGVMGRLRLFPFAFRYSIILAPLIVPLVACAIRGDVNWLRRLTTGLAFGVLCATCVVSLPNRSIYNRVFGNDRCVWPETEDIGKVTRYWHAQRQPGQRTYVYYGAVPSFAYYADHLSGEKPERPDLWYLDCWRNADTPWCRTGDIFYGRWLRALPPDQKMASIFETMSGMPTEFWMIIAHVQGQESIPITQMIQRDYVLLDHVTGSDAVGFLVRRRAP